The DNA region GGAAGTAGTTCTGCGTCTGCAGGAAGTAGAtatacacaaatctaaatgttAAAAGGAATGTCATGGTACACATGTCCTGATTAAGATAGATAACACACATCTGATTCAGAACTGAGGTGATGGAGCATATTTGGAGCTGGCCAATCATGAAAATGAATATAAACTTAGCATAGTCTAAAGCAGGGCTCTccaaaccctgttcctggagagctccCCTCCAATCCTGTTCATGGAGAGctcccctcctgtaggttttcactccgaccctgttcctggagagctcccctcctgtaggttttcgctctgaccctgttcctggagagctcccctcctgtaggttcactccaaccccagttttaaataacctgattcagtttatcaaccagctaattattagaatcaggtgtgctagattagggtaggattgaaaacctacaggacggtaactctccaggaacagggtcagagtgaaaacctacaggacggtaactctccaggaacagggtcagagtgaaaacctacagaacggtaactctccaggaacagggtcagagtgaaaacctacaggacagtaactctccaagaacagggtcagagtgaaaacctacaggacagtagctctccaggaacagggtcagagtgaaaacctacaggacggtaactctccaggaacagggtcagagtgaaaacctacaggacggtaactctccaggaacagggtcagagtgaaaacctacaggacagtaactctccaggaacagggtcagagtgaaaacctacaggacagtagctctccaggaacagggtcagtgtgaaaacctacaggacggtaactctccaggaacagggtcagagtgaaaacctacaggacagtagctcttcaggaacagggtcagtgtgaaaacctacaggacagtagctctccaggaacagccCTGGTCTAGTGTACAGTAATACGTCTAAAACTGGGCCGGTGTGGGTAAACTACAATACGTACCTTTCTGGGGATGGCATCTTGGTTCTTCCCCGTGGCCACGTTCATCACAGAACTTTCTGGTGGCTTTCCTAAGAACGACACActgccaacacaacacacatagtTATCATGTGTAATGCTGTTCGACTATATAACATTTGAGTTTGAAACCCATATGGTTAGTAGCAGTGATACCTGAGCAGTGGACAGCTGAAGCAGGACAGCCAGAGGATATCAGTGATGTTCATGGGAGGTGGGAGCTGGGCGAGGCAGGCCAGAAACTACACAACGCCAGGGAAACAAACAATactttcagaaaatattcagcTCAAACTGTTGCATCCTCAGCTCTTTTATGATagaaaaaaataaataggctGGTATGAGAAACTGGGGTGATAAAAAGAGCATTAGTATTTCAAGAATGCGAGGCTCAGGACAGTCATGTTCTCGCTCTCACCTGGATGAAGACCAGGGTCAGCTGACACTGCAATAGGAACAGGAAGCTCTTGCGGATGCCGTACGTAGTGTGACGCGCCTTGAAGGGAATCATACACgtaaaataaatatattgtaTCTCTGTGTGCGTGCAAGTGTCTCACCTGTTCTATGAGTTTGACCATGCTGACCGACTCCCCCTGGTGGAAGGTGACAGAACAGGCCAGGGTGTTGAGTTGACCAGAGAGACTGAGGGGAGACAGACCCTCTACCTCCCCGTTCAGGCCTGCTCCTGTCGCGTAGCCGAACGTCTCCCACGAACACCGCGACGGGTACAGGGGGTCCAGGGCGATGCTGGGGGAAGGACAAGAGGTTTTGTTGTTATTCATCTTTATTTATGAGGAACGGTATTGTGACTTCATAATTTCATTAAGGCCTGGAGCAGTTGTGTTATCAGGTTGTAAGTGAATGTATGGACGCACATCTTAGACTATTTATAAATTAACTAGGCAACAGCTGCCGTGTTTGTGACATGCATTTGTTTCACGTGTACCTGAGGTCGCTCTGTAGGAAGAGGCAGCTGTTGCGGAAGTTGGCAGAGCTCCCCAGGCAGCACGTCacctctctgttctcctgcatGATCTTTATCATCTCACAcatagctacacacacacacaaaaagattCAGAACAATCTCACACACGTACAATGAGCAAAAATATGAACCCAAAAATTTCTAAGTCACAGTTCAAATACGggaatcagtcaactgaaataaattcattaggccctgatctatggatttcacattactgggaaTACAGAAGGTAGggtcgtggatcagaaaaccagtcagaatTTCgtttgaccaccatttgcctcatcctTCGCATTGAGTTGATCagcctgttgattgtggcctgttgaatttaccccactcctcttcaagggCTGTgccaagttgctggatattggcgggaactggaacgcggtcgtacacgtcaatccagagtatcccaaacatgctcaatgggtgacatgtctggtgagcatgcaggctatggaagaactgggacattttcagcttcctggAGTTGTGttcagatccttgtgacatggttgtgtattatcatgctgaaacatgaggtgatggtggtggatgaatggctcgataatgggcctcaggatctcatcacggtatctctgtgcattcaaattgccatcagtaaaatgcaattgtgttcgccTGCCATAACATAatcccaccatggggcactctgttcacaacgttgatgtCAGCAATCTGCTCGCCCACAAGTTGTCATAAACGTGGTCTGCGGttctgaggccggttggacgtattgccaaagtctctaaaacaatgttgaggcggcttatggtagataaattaacataaaattctcaggcaacagctctggtggacattactgcagtcagcatgccaatagcacactccctcaaaacctgagacatctgtggcattgtgtgacaaagctgcatattttagagtgaccttttattgtccccagcaacaAGGTGCACCCgtgtaatgatcatgcagtttaatcagcttcttgatatgccacacctgtcaggtggatggattaccttggcaaaggAGACATGCTCACTCAGAgatttaaacaaatttgtgcaaaaaAAATCAGAGAAATAGGCTTTTAGTGCTTATGGAAAATTTCAGGGATctttttttttcagctcatgaaacatgggaccaacactttacatgcatatttttgttcagtgtagctgTAACAAGCATAGCTATATTGCAAATCTTGAGATAAAATAAACTTAAATACCATGATCAATTGATTTGTATATTAAAAATATAGTAATGTCTTTGTACCAAATACTAAGCATAGTCTAAAGCAGAAAAGGTTGATTCATGTACGTGAAGTGAACTGTAATATGTTCCGACTCACTCTCTGGGGTACAGTCGGTGAAGAGAGGCACCAACAGAGGCACGTTGTCAATGTTCTTCAGGTGAGGACGAACCTGGTGGATACCACGAGGTAGCTTCgcctggagggggtgggggggagagcgaaagcgagagagagagagaagggttagcAAGAAACAGGTGTACGTCACAGTTGAGAAGAGAAAACGAGAAGAAAAGAAAAGGAAAGACAAACAGTATTTGTCCTGTACTCTGTTGCAGTCCTCCAGGAAGCTGGGAACATCAGCAGTCTCCTCCTCTGGTAACAACGGCCCCTCTGCCTCATCTCGGGAGTCTTGGTGCAGGTCATCATGTAGGGAGTCCTGGCCTGGGCTGTTGGGGGCACCGTCACAGGGACTGTCCCTGTTTGGGGTCAGAGAGATGTGACAGTTCCACCCTGTCTCCAGGCCCATCTTCTCTGCAAACACCTTACACATACacaggagaaacagacagacaggcagattgTCACCATTGTCGTCAGCTTTACCGTCACAAACATCTCAGAAAACACACCGTACTGCACCACATCGTCACCACCACAAACATCTCAGCAAACACACCGACCTTGCTGCGTAGTTCGTCCTCCATGGAGAAGTAGACAAAGCGTATGCAGGCGGTGACCAGAGCGTCTATGAGCCTGACGGTGTCCAGACGAGCCTGGAACTGGGAGGACACCATTCCCATGAAGATCTGACCACTCAGAGCCTGAACACAGTCATCCTTCTCCACACCTTCTCCTATACCCTCTATGGAGAGatgtcaggggagagagagagaaaggagggggacaAAATATGAAAATATATAGAAGCAAAAGTCACACTAAGGTACAACACAAAACACATTGTAAGTGTAGCTGTATCATCCTCTCTTCCCAGCCTCTCCCCTCGTCCCAGCCTCTCCTCCCCTCGTCCCAGCCTCTGGACTCCTCCCTTACCATCAGAGCTCCAGGAGTTCCTGCGGGAGTCGTATTTGATAGGGGTGGTGGAGGGCAGTTCTACCCCAGAGAAGAGGTTGGGTCCGGGGGCTAGCTCCACACATTTCCCATTGAGCTGGTTGGACAGGGAAACCTGCATGGGCTTGTAGGCAAAGGCAGAGCAGTAGCCCGACAGACAGGCACGCTGGTAGAAGTCCAGAACTTTCTTCCTGTAGGGGGGTAGCCATATAAAGAGTGAATAATGCATGAAGGCCTTTATGTTTATTGTGGTATAAGCAGAATTCTATATAATTCCAATGCAAGAACCCCCCAAAATTGTGCGCCCTCACTGATTTCAACAGCCACCTTAGCCACGTTATCCTGGTGCCGGGTCTGCTCATTAGGTTATTATAAGGCTGCGATAAGACTACATAAGGCTGCGATAAGACTACATAAGGCTGCGATAAGACTACATAAGGCTGCAATAAGACTACATAAGGCTGCAATAAGACTACAATAAGGCTGTGATAAGACTACATAAGGCTGCAATAAGGCTGTGATAAGACTACATAAGGCTGCAATAAGGCTGTGATAAGACTACATAAGGCTGCAATAAGGCTGTGATAAGACTACATAAGGCTGCGATAAGACTACAGAAGGCTGCGATAAGACTACATAAGGCTGTGATAAGACTACAGAAGGCTGCGATAAGACTACAGAAGGCTGCGATAAGACTACATAAGGCTGCGATAAGACTACATAAGGCTGCGTGCGATAAGACTACATAAGGCTGCGATAAGACTACATAAGGCTGCGATAAGACTACATAAGGCTGTGATAAGACTACATAAGGCTGCAATAAGGCTGTGATAAGACTACATAAGGCTGCAATAAGGTTGTCATCAGGCTGCTATAAGGTTGTCATCAGGCTGCTATAAGGTTGTCATCAGGCTGCTATAAGGTTGTCATCAGGCTGCTCTGACCTGTCGGAGCCAGAGAGGGGATAGATGTCAGATCCGTCCCAGACGTCAGTGCAGGCTTCCAGGATGAGGTCAGCTGAGCCGTGAGACAACATCTGGACGTTATCTAGGGGtgagaggtcaggggtcacagAGGTGCAACAAAACAATTCCAAGAAAGAGGTCAAGGCTAAAAAAAGAGGGtaagagacggagagagcgaaTGTGAAaccagagagatggagtgaaagtgAGCGAGAGGGAAGAAAGACAAAGAATAAAAGAGCTATAGAGAAAGAAAACGCTAGCTATTCTCACTGGAAGAGGAGTCTCTGAtgaagagggagatgaggtgGCTGATGGGAGGTTGTCTCTTGGTGAAGTTGTGTAGGCGTCGAGGGACAGACTCCTTGGCCTTCTCCCCACAAGGCAGCTGGTACAGAGCTAGGTGGTTCTCCTGTTTGAACAGCTCCCTCGCCCCGGGAGTGAACCCTGAGAAACACACGAGAAGAAAAAGAGTGGAATAGAagcggtcagtgtgtgtgtatgcatgcgtgcGTACGTGTGcatctcttcccttccttctcctcACCTATAAGCCTGGACAGCTCACACAGTCCCCAGGGCACGTGGACGGGCAGCACGGCCCCGTGGCTTTCCTGCAGCGCCAGGTTACTGAGGTGGTCGGAGAAGCGGCAGAGCTGCTGGGTGACGCTGGCGTTGCACAGGTTGAGCAGGATGTTGAGGCCCAGGGGCTTGAGGCTGGGCAGGTGGCACTGCCAGCCCTGCTCGTCGAACTGGATACTCACCGGGTTCTGCTGGTCCTGAGACAGACTCAGCATCTCCAGGTGGTAGTCACACACGTAGTCCTCCGCGTCGTTGTCACAGCAACCCACCATGTCCTGAGAGGGGtggcgagagggagacaggggaaaaAGGAGGTGGAATGAATGCTGTGCAGTAAGATAGTGATGACAAGAGATtgatatattgtgtgtgtgtgtgtgaacgcacGCCTTACCTGTTCAGGGCCCTGGTCCCCTCCCTCGGTGTTGTGGCTGAAGCTGACATTAGATCCTGAGGGGTGTTTGGTGCGTGTCTCCTGTGCCTGCCGCCGAAGCTGAACTGTGTCTTCGGAACGGCCGGTGTCATGTGAAGTCTCACTGGGCTCATGCCCGCCCCCCATCCCATCCATCACTGGCATACACAGCAGAGCCTCCCCCTCCTGGGTCTGACAGATAGGATGACCAGCCAAATCAGACTTTCAATCACTGAAAAGATTCTATCAACTGTCAAAACGTGTCTCAGTCACTACCTCAGATGCTTAAAGGAACTAGATCATGGTCTCACGTCAGATAACGCGACGGTCGTGTCGCGTTAGAACGACTCCATCTGACGGAAGACTATGGAAACTAGATACTAAAAAAAGAGAGCAATTCTATCATCATTGACGTTCTATATTCTAGTACTACAGGTTTAAAATGTCACTTACAGGAACTCGTAGACAATAAGAGCCCTTATAGGTAACCGAACGATACATCTGATTTTAGTGGGCAAGAACAGGAGAAGATTAAGAGCAATTGATGAAAAAGTAGCAATCTACAGACGTATACCCCCCACCACCCCAAATATACACCTTCTTGTCTACTCAAAACACAAACACGCACCTCGTCACGGTCATCGTCGGTCTCCATGCGGCAGAAGGAGTTGACAGACAGGTCGTCTCGCAGGTCTTGCTGACTGTCGTTGTGAGGCGGCTCCACGCGACCACTGAAGAACAACACGGTCTCTGGACTGGGGTTAGGCCAGGATAATACACCCTGTTTgtccacacaacacaacacctggcgagagagggagagaagagttaTACCCGTGTTCATTTCGACGGCGAAAATATTCATCAAACACCTGCAATGCAGTGGCAATTGACAGGACGATAACAGATaacagtcctcaactggcagcttcattaaatagtacccgcaaaacacccgtctcaatgtcaacagtaaagcagcgactccgggatgctggccttctaggcagggtTCCTCTGTGCAGTGTCTGTGCTCTTTTGCACATATTAatcttttcttcttattggccagtctgagatatggctttttctttgcaactatgcctagaaggccagcatcccagagtcgcctcttcactgttgacgttgagactggtgtattgtgggtactatttaatgaagctgccaggtgAGAACTTTTGAgactgtctgtttctcaaactagacactaatgtacttgtcatcttgctcagttgtgcaccggggcctcccactctttctattctggttagggccagtttgcgctgttctgtgaagggagtagtacacagcattgtaccagatgttcagtttcttggcaatttctcgcatggaatagccttcatttctcagaacaagaacagactgacgagtttcagaagaaagtttctggacattttgagcctgtcttcgaacacacaaatgctgatgctccagatactcaactagtctaaagatggccagttgtattgcttctttattcaggacaacagttttcagctgtgttaacataattgcaaaatggttttctaatgaacaattagctaacacaaagtgccattggaacacataagtgatggttgctgataattggcctctgtacgcctatgtagatattccataattactattacatatatattttttaaatctgctgtttccagctacactaGTCATTTaccacattaaccatgtctacactgtatttctgatcaatttgatgttattttaaaatggacaaaaaaaatgtgctACCGAGTGGCTAAGACAAGCAagtcccatactattgtggaggacttaattcttcctgctgccgcggatctggctgggacaatgctgggcaAAAGGCCccaaaactatacagacaatgacttcatcaaacaacacaatttcacgatgcatcagtgacgtggcagatgttttgaaacaattactgagTTCGcctacaagccagtgaattctatgcggtacagctggatgagtcaacagacgtggcagcCAGGCACAGCTCCTGATATCCATTACGTTtatgggggtcaattaaggaagacatcctcttctggaaaccaggacaacaggagagtatatttttaaagtactggacagctttgtgacatccaATGGACTTTGGTGGTAAAGATgttttggtatctgtactgatggcacaaaagccatgacagggaaacATAGTGGAGGGGTAACacgtgtgcaagcagttgctcccgacgccacttgggtacactgcagcatccaccgagaggctcttgctgccaagggaatgcctgacatcttgaaagatgttttggacactacagtgaaaatggttaactttgttaaagcaaggcccctgaactctcatgtattttctacactatgcaatgatatgggcagcgaccatgtaacacttttacaacatacagaaagaagtgcgctggttatcaaggggcaaagtatcaacttttttttgttgtagagagacgagcttaaagttcttactgaccatcattttcacttgtctgaccgcttgcatgatgatgagtttctcacacgacttggcctatctgggtgatgttttttctcacctgaatgatctgaatctaggattacagggactctccacaactaaATTCAATGTgctggacaaaattgaggctatgattaagaagttggagctcttcacTGTCtgaattaacaaggacaacacacaggtctttccatcattgtatgattttttttggtgtgcaaatgaactcaagcttacggacaatgttaCGGAcactgcctccagtccacttaccgatatctgaacaagagaacctcatcgaaattgcaacaagccgTTCTGTaaaaatttaatttaatcagaagccactgccagattattggattgggctgcgctcagagtatcctgccttggcaaatcgtaaaatgcaaatgaattacttaaaaaccataccatgtgattttctggatttttagattccgcctctcacagttgaagtgtacctatgataaaaattacagacctctatatgctttgtaagtgggaaaacctgcaaaatcggcagtatcAAATACTTCTTCTCCGAGCCAATGACCTCATTTCAAGATGGCTGCTACCTACATTCCAGTTAATGTTGAGAAGCATAAACAAAATACGTTGATGCACACCAAAAGCCGGGACTCCACAGATCATGAGGATATCTTAAATTGTCTGCCTGTGACCAACCATTAGTGATCACCAGCCCCTAgagtcaaaatgtttattttacaaAACGTTTAGGCTACTAATTTGGAGAAGCTTAGTTACCGTGACTAGACAGTCACAAGGAATTTGATTACTTACGACAAAACTTTGATTATAATATAGCTACAGCATGTTAAGGGGCAGGGCTCCAGACTATGACCCTTTAGTAGCATTTTGTGACCTTTTGACTTGGCTGTACGAGTAAAACTTTTTATTTAGTCTCATAAGTGCGATCTGAACATTCATTATAATGGTCACCTCACTCAAATGTTCCAAAACTTGATTTGGTCAAACAGTAAAGTGCATTATCTTCATGACTCCTGTAATGAAAGTGTCTGCCCAGCCCATGGGCCTGTTTCGCTGGgacctgctgctgtgatgagcgAGCCACTCTCccagagataaaaaaaaaaaaaaggcttgTGATTGTATAACATTTCAAAATCCATTTGTGACAAATACTGGAAGCAACTGTTGTTCTCAGCGTTCTGTGGGTATAATTTTAAATTTGTCATATCTTAATCTTGAGCTCAATAGCAACTATTTTTACAACCAAGATATTTGATATGGCTTTTAGATCATAGCGTTCGGAATGtgcattttttttttgggggggggggggggtagcccCAAAATAATTTTTCCTTTGATATTAGTGCACATAAAGATCAGGGTTTCCTTAGCCCGAAATAGCCGGCTTTTGGCCAATATTTATTTTGTTGAGAAGACACTACATAAAATTGCAGCCAGCCAATTGTTGGGGAGAAGGAAAATTCCCATCGCAAAATAATGCTTttttagcctattcattgatggaaatacctgtctttgtaaatacatttgactggtcaAACACATCGGTCTATAAgttaatttgcataatttagtAGAATTAAATTGGCACGTGTACAGTATATTAATTATTTATCTTATTTGTGCGCATACAGCATTCAGATGGGTCTCCCGAGTGGGGCaacagtctaaggcactgaatctctgtgctagaggcatcactacagaccctggttcgattcaagactgtatcacaacctgccgtgattgggagtcccatagggcgacgcacaattggcccagtgtcgtccgggttagggtttataaaaaaaaatatatataaaaaaaaaatatatatatatatatatatatttttttttacagataaGAGCATTTGAATGGAAAATCTGTCAAACAAGGCGAGAActgtttgaaacctgaacgttttaatacatattatgaggcatgtcttaccatGCTTCAAAGTTGCCTATCAGATCTAGTCTTTCTAAATTTCTAACAGATATCTCTGTCACATGAAAACGCTGTCATGTGCCTTCTGACAATGTTGTTTCCCACTAATTCTATTAAGGAATGAACATTCACGAGTAGCCTAATGCCTTGCGCGCATTTCTGTGCATAGAATGTGAAGAGATAATACTTCCAACActttaagctaaatgttctgatctgttgcactTACCTTTTTGTAAATGTAGCTTAGGCCTACTGGTTGAATTTGGGATCTGTCCTCCCataactgtcccagagtctgtttggaataggTTATTTCTTTCTCGACatgctgaccaatagaataggtcaacttttctaCTATGGGTGAACAGTAGATTGACCTAGGCTAGGTATTTTGCTGTTCGTTACTTGTCTcgttggctgaggaaaagtaaatgtggacagttaatATAACATCTTCAAAGTGCACATCAGAATTCGGTAATGTTCAGTCATTCTGAGCACCATGGGCAGAGGGCCAAATCAGGTTACACACCCAATGTCTATCGGCCTGGGTACGTTCAAACGTTCCTGGTCAAAATGTCCCGCGCCACATTTTCCTAATGCAGACCCTGATAAAGCTGGAAGCAAATTCATCTCCATTGAACAAaattcataacattctggaaccCTATTTTAAAATTCTAATATAACAATACATTTTCAACCAACAATTCATGACAATCACTGGATTAGGTTGTACATCAAAACATACTGGGTTATGCTGTTTGGACATGTCAGATGAAAATATATTTATTGAAAAGCATACCATCTCAGTAGTCTATTACATAGTCAAAAGCACTATGAATGACTTTATTGAggtgataaaaaatatatatattttgtgtgaCACCACAGAAAATAATTGGTGCGACCAAATCATGGGCTGGTGACACCAACTGAAAAAGTCAGTGGCAACAGTGTCACCAAGAGAAAATGTTAGTTTGGAGCCCTGTCAAGGGGTGTGATCAGCTGCAGAGTAATGTGTTCTTCTGCCAATTTGGCTGTTGTGAAGAGAATCCGATACgatatttttctccccaatttcgtcaTGTTCAATTGGTTGTCTTGTCCATTgatgcaactcccgtacggactcgggagaggcgaacgTCGTGCATCCTCTGCaaccccgccaagccgcactgcttcttgacacactgcatacccaatgtgttggaggaaacactgtacacctggtgaccgttgTCAGGGTGCATGTGCCCGGcgtgccacaggagtcgctagagcgcgatgggacaagggcatcccggccggccaaacactcccctaacccggacgacgctgggccaattgtgcttcgcctcatgggtctcccagacGCGACCTGCTGCGACACAGCCCTgtatcgaaccaggatctgtagtaacacagatagcactgcgatgcagtgctttagagcGCTGAAGCACTCGCAATAGGATGTTAGGAGAAAAATATGTCGGCAGGGTGGGAAACATTTATTTGATTGTTTTTGTACCTATAACCCcctctgattttttttttttactaaactAAATAGACAAAATAATTAGCAAAAGAGTGCCAAAATGAAcattattatacacacacactgaagaacAAGTCTCCAGACTGGGGTTAGGCAGCATAATATACCATGAATTGTCAatacaacactgtgtgtgtgagagtgagtgagtcacacacacatacaaactagTACTTACAGTGACAGAGCCGAGTGTGTGTAGCAGGCTGGAGGTGTAGCAGAGAGTCTGGGATTCTCCCCTCAGCACTCCCACAAGGTGTCTCCACACACACCGCAGCAtctcctgcacacacacagttACGCTACATCACATTTACACCCACTACTGGAGAAAAAAAAGATAAACAAGTCATCGTTGACTCGATTTTCCGTTTGTCAGACATTATAAGAACGCAAAACTGGTCTGATGTTGAAAGGAGTGCCCAACCCTCAACATTGCTTGTGTAGATCGCAATCCGAAATGAATGGTGAAGATTAAACGCAGGAAGACTGTCATTACACTCCTCAATCAAAAAACCTGCTGAAATTCCAAAGACTGTGAACACTATTGACATATTGAAATCCATAATGTCTTCGAAAAGTCAAGACTTGCTGCTAAGGCGATTGAGTCGAGCTGCTACCATAGTATGAGAGGACAGACTGCAGAATTACAGGCTGCTGGGTTACAGACTGCAGAATTACAGGCTGCAGAATTACAGGCTGCAGAATTACAGGCTGCAGAATTACAGGCTGCAGAATTACAGGCTGCAGAATTACAGGCTGCAGGGTTAGATGAAGCACATGAAATAGCCTTTATGCTCGGTTGCAGTCAGTAGCATCTATTCTACAGCATATATTCTACTAGCTATATACTAGTGGCAAAGTGGGAAAATAAATAATCTCAAGAACACCTCAAACTTTGAGGTTTTGGAACCTCAATGCAAGTAAAACACAGCATTGGTAGACATCCTTTAGATGTATTGAGTCTGACCTTACACTCTCAGATGCTTCCTTTCCTTTACTCCTTTCCTTATGAAATCATATTGCGCCCACCAATTAGGTTATTTTCAGATTAGTGTTCATCAACTAAGGCACTTGAGGAAAGGAGGGTGTTTTAAGAGTAAAAGGAGACAGCTAGTGGGGCTGATTTTCCCATCATGCATTACAAGCAGGCGGGCAAAGTCGGCAGTCACAGGCTCAGGGTAGAGGCCAATCTAGAACCAAGCTCAAGCCC from Oncorhynchus nerka isolate Pitt River linkage group LG16, Oner_Uvic_2.0, whole genome shotgun sequence includes:
- the LOC115144105 gene encoding transmembrane protein 94-like isoform X2, whose product is MELQDKKQEEGVGTLGLSTGQALGTLRDQLTTLLDQHQTTGRGKQPTAQEQWVKSFLHHGNRHSCLHWPGAALTLLVVLGLLCCYGDQPHGSSGIELVNAAALLLLFTLSFMLIGRQQRLRRTEMVHRLNSIINQLNDYLSGWADLGNGVRWSPSLYPDLYTPSSPSWSLHWAYRDSKLVNLPVSLLVEGDVIALRPGKEAFASLRGIKDDEHIVLEPGDLFPPLSPPPSPRGDQKRVPQSPQQHRLFRVVRTPILDSVRNSLDLALSRPITALDNERFTVQSIMAKFACPIVLVAFLVVNTVRYFCDAPGLTPGRFNFIQLQLMGVLPILPLLFPVMWVLVNAYGEASVLAESSRASPTGLEMLRCVWRHLVGVLRGESQTLCYTSSLLHTLGSVTVLCCVDKQGVLSWPNPSPETVLFFSGRVEPPHNDSQQDLRDDLSVNSFCRMETDDDRDETQEGEALLCMPVMDGMGGGHEPSETSHDTGRSEDTVQLRRQAQETRTKHPSGSNVSFSHNTEGGDQGPEQDMVGCCDNDAEDYVCDYHLEMLSLSQDQQNPVSIQFDEQGWQCHLPSLKPLGLNILLNLCNASVTQQLCRFSDHLSNLALQESHGAVLPVHVPWGLCELSRLIGFTPGARELFKQENHLALYQLPCGEKAKESVPRRLHNFTKRQPPISHLISLFIRDSSSNNVQMLSHGSADLILEACTDVWDGSDIYPLSGSDRKKVLDFYQRACLSGYCSAFAYKPMQVSLSNQLNGKCVELAPGPNLFSGVELPSTTPIKYDSRRNSWSSDEGIGEGVEKDDCVQALSGQIFMGMVSSQFQARLDTVRLIDALVTACIRFVYFSMEDELRSKVFAEKMGLETGWNCHISLTPNRDSPCDGAPNSPGQDSLHDDLHQDSRDEAEGPLLPEEETADVPSFLEDCNRVQDKYCLSFLFFSSRFLFSTVTYTCFLLTLLSLSRFRSPPHPLQAKLPRGIHQVRPHLKNIDNVPLLVPLFTDCTPETMCEMIKIMQENREVTCCLGSSANFRNSCLFLQSDLSIALDPLYPSRCSWETFGYATGAGLNGEVEGLSPLSLSGQLNTLACSVTFHQGESVSMVKLIEQARHTTYGIRKSFLFLLQCQLTLVFIQFLACLAQLPPPMNITDILWLSCFSCPLLSVSFLGKPPESSVMNVATGKNQDAIPRKTQNYFLGCFLLRFGLTVCAYLLGFGFTLHEVCLRANNLTMAENTTISCSDILRVSSAQDAPHWFRELSNGLLLTQKVMAGFLALHTVVISLSYVHRSQPLWKKNPFSNTWWCLTVPVVLLGQLVQATVDYQLWQDRLAHLTFDLKDIPMLAWLLVSLSSLVVVLLNEAVKLHEIRVRVRYQKRQKLQFETKLGMNSPF